From a region of the Catharus ustulatus isolate bCatUst1 chromosome 11, bCatUst1.pri.v2, whole genome shotgun sequence genome:
- the LOC117001627 gene encoding zinc finger protein 276-like isoform X3: MKRDRRGRFLAAPGGPRAPPAPRRTPGTAARGTEPAEPPAAAACAPEAGISRALSTGYCRLCHGKFSSRSLRNAFGKVPVLGENSEKQRRVDQVFFADFQRLVGVAVRQDPALPQFVCKKCHAQFYKCRSVLRTFIQRVNASPTGHTKSKGKSSGVQAQPGMEGGASCLVDLITSSPQCLHSLVTWTHTHAGSCASVPGLRSVLSSEYCGIIRAVWGCGDGHDYVMDTDSDCSSVLLDTALAVKREWSKGTAQQRLTDNGAGADNAEAVPAPKAQHAPVRTAPCQQPASKGTTAVPLNVESEPPQDREPSPSQLDGAASVREQALPQPQSPLSTATGQLSGKQVLSATSDERVKDEFSDLSEGDFLSDDESEKRNVQSSDDSFEPYPEKKVSGKKSDSKEAKKAEEPKIRKKPGPKPGWKKKIKCEREELPTIYKCPYQGCTAVYRGADGMKKHIKEHHEEVRERPCPHPGCNKVFMIDRYLQRHVKLIHTEVRNYICDECGQTFKQRKHLSVHQMRHSGAKPLQCEICGFQCRQRASLKYHMTKHKAEAELEFACDQCGKRFEKAHNLNVHMSMVHPLTQTQDKAKPLEPEPILLLTTSGTAEGQAVKPEVTAEPEPT; encoded by the exons ATGAAGCGCGATCGGCGCGGGCGGTTCCTGGCGGCCCCGGGCggcccccgggccccccccgcgccccgccggaCCCCCGGCACGGCCGCCCGCGGCACCGAGCCCGCCGAgccccccgcggccgccgcctgCGCACCGGAGGCAG GAatcagcagagccctgagcaccGGCTACTGCCGCCTGTGCCACGGCAAGTTCTCCTCACGGAGCCTGCGCAATGCCTTCGGGAAGGTGCCCGTGCTGGGCGAGAACTCGGAGAAGCAGCGGCGGGTGGACCAGGTGTTCTTTGCCGACTTCCAGCGGCTGGTGGGAGTGGCGGTGCGGCAGGACCCCGCGCTGCCACAGTTCGTCTGCAAGAAATGCCATGCCCAGTTCTACAAGTGCCGCAGCGTCCTCCGCACCTTCATCCAGAGGGTGAATGCCTCGCCCACGGGCCACACCAAGTCCAAAGGAAA GAGCAGCGGGGTCCAGGCGCAGCCGGGTATGGAAGGAGGTGCCTCCTGCCTGG TTGACCTGATCACGTCCAGCCCGCagtgcctgcacagcctggtgACGTGGACGCACACCCACGCCGGGAGCTGCGCCTCGGTGCCCGGGCTGCGCAGCGTGCTCTCCTCCGAGTACTGCGGCATCATCCGCGCCGTCTGGGGCTGCGGCGACGGCCACGACTACGTCATGGACACGGACTCGGACTGCAGCTCCGTGCTGCTCGACACCGCCCTGGCCGTCAAGCGCGAGTGGAGCAAGGGCACGGCGCAGCAGCGCCTGACTGACAACGGGGCCGGGGCAGACAATGCCgaggctgttcctgctcccaaagCCCAGCATGCTCCTGTAAGGACAGCTCCTTGCCAGCAGCCCGCCAGCAAAGGGACCACGGCGGTGCCACTGAACGTGGAGAGCGAGCCGCCACAGGACAGGGAGCCCTCTCCCTCGCAGCTGGACGGCGCGGCCTCCGTCCGGGAACAGGCCCTGCCGCAGCCCCAGTCCCcactgagcactgccacag GACAGTTGAGTGGGAAGCAGGTTCTGTCTGCAACGTCGGATGAGCGGGTAAAAGACGAGTTCAGTGACCTTTCTGAGGG GGACTTCTTGAGTGACGATGAAAGCGAGAAGAGAAACGTGCAATCTTCAGATGACTCCTTCGAGCCTTACCCAGAGAAGAA GGTTTCTGGCAAGAAAAGCGACAGTAAAGAAGCAAAGAAGGCGGAAGAGCCCAAAATAAGGAAGAAGCCAGGGCCTaagccaggctggaaaaaaaagatcaaatgTGAACG ggaggagctgcccaCCATCTACAAGTGTCCTTACCAGGGCTGCACTGCTGTCTACAGAGGGGCTGATGGCATGAAG AAACACATCAAAGAGCACCACGAAGAGGTGCGGGAGAGGCCCTGCCCTCACCCTGGCTGCAACAAAGTGTTCATGATCGACCGGTACCTACAGCGGCACGTCAAGCTCATCCACACAG AGGTACGGAACTATATCTGTGATGAGTGTGGGCAGACCTTCAAGCAACGCAAACACCTCTCGGTCCATCAGATGCGGCACTCGGGAGCAAAGCCCCTGCA GTGTGAGATCTGTGGCTTCCAGTGCCGCCAGCGCGCGTCCCTCAAGTACCACATGACCAAACACAAAGCCGAGGCCGAGCTGGAGTTCGCCTGCGACCAGTGCGGGAAGCGCTTCGAGAAGGCTCACAACCTCAACGTGCACATGTCCATGGTGCACCCTCTGACCCAGACTCAGGACAAAGCCAAGCCGCTGGAGCCAGagcccatcctcctcctcactaCTTCAGGGACTGCAGAAGGCCAGGCAGTGAAGCCAGAAGTgactgcagagcctgagcccacCTGA
- the LOC117001627 gene encoding zinc finger protein 276-like isoform X2 yields MKRDRRGRFLAAPGGPRAPPAPRRTPGTAARGTEPAEPPAAAACAPEAAGISRALSTGYCRLCHGKFSSRSLRNAFGKVPVLGENSEKQRRVDQVFFADFQRLVGVAVRQDPALPQFVCKKCHAQFYKCRSVLRTFIQRVNASPTGHTKSKGKSSGVQAQPGMEGGASCLVDLITSSPQCLHSLVTWTHTHAGSCASVPGLRSVLSSEYCGIIRAVWGCGDGHDYVMDTDSDCSSVLLDTALAVKREWSKGTAQQRLTDNGAGADNAEAVPAPKAQHAPVRTAPCQQPASKGTTAVPLNVESEPPQDREPSPSQLDGAASVREQALPQPQSPLSTATGQLSGKQVLSATSDERVKDEFSDLSEGDFLSDDESEKRNVQSSDDSFEPYPEKKVSGKKSDSKEAKKAEEPKIRKKPGPKPGWKKKIKCEREELPTIYKCPYQGCTAVYRGADGMKKHIKEHHEEVRERPCPHPGCNKVFMIDRYLQRHVKLIHTEVRNYICDECGQTFKQRKHLSVHQMRHSGAKPLQCEICGFQCRQRASLKYHMTKHKAEAELEFACDQCGKRFEKAHNLNVHMSMVHPLTQTQDKAKPLEPEPILLLTTSGTAEGQAVKPEVTAEPEPT; encoded by the exons ATGAAGCGCGATCGGCGCGGGCGGTTCCTGGCGGCCCCGGGCggcccccgggccccccccgcgccccgccggaCCCCCGGCACGGCCGCCCGCGGCACCGAGCCCGCCGAgccccccgcggccgccgcctgCGCACCGGAGGCAG CAGGAatcagcagagccctgagcaccGGCTACTGCCGCCTGTGCCACGGCAAGTTCTCCTCACGGAGCCTGCGCAATGCCTTCGGGAAGGTGCCCGTGCTGGGCGAGAACTCGGAGAAGCAGCGGCGGGTGGACCAGGTGTTCTTTGCCGACTTCCAGCGGCTGGTGGGAGTGGCGGTGCGGCAGGACCCCGCGCTGCCACAGTTCGTCTGCAAGAAATGCCATGCCCAGTTCTACAAGTGCCGCAGCGTCCTCCGCACCTTCATCCAGAGGGTGAATGCCTCGCCCACGGGCCACACCAAGTCCAAAGGAAA GAGCAGCGGGGTCCAGGCGCAGCCGGGTATGGAAGGAGGTGCCTCCTGCCTGG TTGACCTGATCACGTCCAGCCCGCagtgcctgcacagcctggtgACGTGGACGCACACCCACGCCGGGAGCTGCGCCTCGGTGCCCGGGCTGCGCAGCGTGCTCTCCTCCGAGTACTGCGGCATCATCCGCGCCGTCTGGGGCTGCGGCGACGGCCACGACTACGTCATGGACACGGACTCGGACTGCAGCTCCGTGCTGCTCGACACCGCCCTGGCCGTCAAGCGCGAGTGGAGCAAGGGCACGGCGCAGCAGCGCCTGACTGACAACGGGGCCGGGGCAGACAATGCCgaggctgttcctgctcccaaagCCCAGCATGCTCCTGTAAGGACAGCTCCTTGCCAGCAGCCCGCCAGCAAAGGGACCACGGCGGTGCCACTGAACGTGGAGAGCGAGCCGCCACAGGACAGGGAGCCCTCTCCCTCGCAGCTGGACGGCGCGGCCTCCGTCCGGGAACAGGCCCTGCCGCAGCCCCAGTCCCcactgagcactgccacag GACAGTTGAGTGGGAAGCAGGTTCTGTCTGCAACGTCGGATGAGCGGGTAAAAGACGAGTTCAGTGACCTTTCTGAGGG GGACTTCTTGAGTGACGATGAAAGCGAGAAGAGAAACGTGCAATCTTCAGATGACTCCTTCGAGCCTTACCCAGAGAAGAA GGTTTCTGGCAAGAAAAGCGACAGTAAAGAAGCAAAGAAGGCGGAAGAGCCCAAAATAAGGAAGAAGCCAGGGCCTaagccaggctggaaaaaaaagatcaaatgTGAACG ggaggagctgcccaCCATCTACAAGTGTCCTTACCAGGGCTGCACTGCTGTCTACAGAGGGGCTGATGGCATGAAG AAACACATCAAAGAGCACCACGAAGAGGTGCGGGAGAGGCCCTGCCCTCACCCTGGCTGCAACAAAGTGTTCATGATCGACCGGTACCTACAGCGGCACGTCAAGCTCATCCACACAG AGGTACGGAACTATATCTGTGATGAGTGTGGGCAGACCTTCAAGCAACGCAAACACCTCTCGGTCCATCAGATGCGGCACTCGGGAGCAAAGCCCCTGCA GTGTGAGATCTGTGGCTTCCAGTGCCGCCAGCGCGCGTCCCTCAAGTACCACATGACCAAACACAAAGCCGAGGCCGAGCTGGAGTTCGCCTGCGACCAGTGCGGGAAGCGCTTCGAGAAGGCTCACAACCTCAACGTGCACATGTCCATGGTGCACCCTCTGACCCAGACTCAGGACAAAGCCAAGCCGCTGGAGCCAGagcccatcctcctcctcactaCTTCAGGGACTGCAGAAGGCCAGGCAGTGAAGCCAGAAGTgactgcagagcctgagcccacCTGA
- the LOC117001627 gene encoding zinc finger protein 276-like isoform X1 yields the protein MALAESWEHHNTGGSATGARRLDFGSAAVRSVFSCLDFPCFAEGSAKEAAGMEGRGTPLGASVPSLSSRIRSSSAGISRALSTGYCRLCHGKFSSRSLRNAFGKVPVLGENSEKQRRVDQVFFADFQRLVGVAVRQDPALPQFVCKKCHAQFYKCRSVLRTFIQRVNASPTGHTKSKGKSSGVQAQPGMEGGASCLVDLITSSPQCLHSLVTWTHTHAGSCASVPGLRSVLSSEYCGIIRAVWGCGDGHDYVMDTDSDCSSVLLDTALAVKREWSKGTAQQRLTDNGAGADNAEAVPAPKAQHAPVRTAPCQQPASKGTTAVPLNVESEPPQDREPSPSQLDGAASVREQALPQPQSPLSTATGQLSGKQVLSATSDERVKDEFSDLSEGDFLSDDESEKRNVQSSDDSFEPYPEKKVSGKKSDSKEAKKAEEPKIRKKPGPKPGWKKKIKCEREELPTIYKCPYQGCTAVYRGADGMKKHIKEHHEEVRERPCPHPGCNKVFMIDRYLQRHVKLIHTEVRNYICDECGQTFKQRKHLSVHQMRHSGAKPLQCEICGFQCRQRASLKYHMTKHKAEAELEFACDQCGKRFEKAHNLNVHMSMVHPLTQTQDKAKPLEPEPILLLTTSGTAEGQAVKPEVTAEPEPT from the exons ATGGCATTGGCAGAGTCCTGGGAACATCACAACACAGGAGGCTCTGCCACTGGGGCCAGAAGGCTGGATTTTGGGTCAGCTGCTGTCAGAAGTGTCTTTTCCTGCTTGGATTTTCCATGCTTTGCTGAAGGCAGCGCTAAGGAGGCAGCTGGCATGGAGGGGAGGGGAACACCTTTGGGTGCATCAGTGCCATCCCTCAGCAGCCGCATTCGCTCCTCCTCAGCAGGAatcagcagagccctgagcaccGGCTACTGCCGCCTGTGCCACGGCAAGTTCTCCTCACGGAGCCTGCGCAATGCCTTCGGGAAGGTGCCCGTGCTGGGCGAGAACTCGGAGAAGCAGCGGCGGGTGGACCAGGTGTTCTTTGCCGACTTCCAGCGGCTGGTGGGAGTGGCGGTGCGGCAGGACCCCGCGCTGCCACAGTTCGTCTGCAAGAAATGCCATGCCCAGTTCTACAAGTGCCGCAGCGTCCTCCGCACCTTCATCCAGAGGGTGAATGCCTCGCCCACGGGCCACACCAAGTCCAAAGGAAA GAGCAGCGGGGTCCAGGCGCAGCCGGGTATGGAAGGAGGTGCCTCCTGCCTGG TTGACCTGATCACGTCCAGCCCGCagtgcctgcacagcctggtgACGTGGACGCACACCCACGCCGGGAGCTGCGCCTCGGTGCCCGGGCTGCGCAGCGTGCTCTCCTCCGAGTACTGCGGCATCATCCGCGCCGTCTGGGGCTGCGGCGACGGCCACGACTACGTCATGGACACGGACTCGGACTGCAGCTCCGTGCTGCTCGACACCGCCCTGGCCGTCAAGCGCGAGTGGAGCAAGGGCACGGCGCAGCAGCGCCTGACTGACAACGGGGCCGGGGCAGACAATGCCgaggctgttcctgctcccaaagCCCAGCATGCTCCTGTAAGGACAGCTCCTTGCCAGCAGCCCGCCAGCAAAGGGACCACGGCGGTGCCACTGAACGTGGAGAGCGAGCCGCCACAGGACAGGGAGCCCTCTCCCTCGCAGCTGGACGGCGCGGCCTCCGTCCGGGAACAGGCCCTGCCGCAGCCCCAGTCCCcactgagcactgccacag GACAGTTGAGTGGGAAGCAGGTTCTGTCTGCAACGTCGGATGAGCGGGTAAAAGACGAGTTCAGTGACCTTTCTGAGGG GGACTTCTTGAGTGACGATGAAAGCGAGAAGAGAAACGTGCAATCTTCAGATGACTCCTTCGAGCCTTACCCAGAGAAGAA GGTTTCTGGCAAGAAAAGCGACAGTAAAGAAGCAAAGAAGGCGGAAGAGCCCAAAATAAGGAAGAAGCCAGGGCCTaagccaggctggaaaaaaaagatcaaatgTGAACG ggaggagctgcccaCCATCTACAAGTGTCCTTACCAGGGCTGCACTGCTGTCTACAGAGGGGCTGATGGCATGAAG AAACACATCAAAGAGCACCACGAAGAGGTGCGGGAGAGGCCCTGCCCTCACCCTGGCTGCAACAAAGTGTTCATGATCGACCGGTACCTACAGCGGCACGTCAAGCTCATCCACACAG AGGTACGGAACTATATCTGTGATGAGTGTGGGCAGACCTTCAAGCAACGCAAACACCTCTCGGTCCATCAGATGCGGCACTCGGGAGCAAAGCCCCTGCA GTGTGAGATCTGTGGCTTCCAGTGCCGCCAGCGCGCGTCCCTCAAGTACCACATGACCAAACACAAAGCCGAGGCCGAGCTGGAGTTCGCCTGCGACCAGTGCGGGAAGCGCTTCGAGAAGGCTCACAACCTCAACGTGCACATGTCCATGGTGCACCCTCTGACCCAGACTCAGGACAAAGCCAAGCCGCTGGAGCCAGagcccatcctcctcctcactaCTTCAGGGACTGCAGAAGGCCAGGCAGTGAAGCCAGAAGTgactgcagagcctgagcccacCTGA
- the LOC117001632 gene encoding VPS9 domain-containing protein 1-like, with the protein MRAASGALGMDSAGRTRDAYLEYLKSITLIAQALQEEAAGTENSEGVTPDTPKLLKLAEQCLERVKSIAAALGKAQVKPAAQERSGGPAPLPRHRRVCSDEGGKLSPFLPPEIFQKLQIAEAQSARKELTPLEEASLQNQKLKAAYEARVARLNPSQAVQKTSLTLSLQRQMMENLVIAKAREETLQRKMEERRLRLQEAANRRFSSSVALTPEEQEQRALYAAILEYEQDHDWPRQWKAQLKRSPADLSVVSGLFSCLLSCPEHPIMQLLRRLQCAVYARLYPAVSHCPADASPASPSALSFLSLDSGGSSLPAEPGGRRLRASRSLHCMFSVPEHGPAALRHSQSSTPLADSPGPAEPPETPRESSFEDLERFLASPEGWAPTEAPASSGQDMALPELLKGVVRDIHNAIDRLLALTLLAFEGLGTAAGKDQCLACLEEAFFPPLWAPLLALYRTVQQPREAALARSMERHRHASPADMGLASRLFPPGPGRPAYASAVQDLRLIPLETCPRRKLECIVRALRGICECAEEYCGTRDARSIATAAIGADDLLPILSYVVLQTGLPQLLSECAALEEFIHEGYLIGEEGYCLTSLQSALSYVESLQ; encoded by the exons ATGAGGGCGGCGAGCGGCGCCCTGGGCATGGACAGCGCCGGGAGGACCAGG GATGCCTACCTGGAGTACCTGAAGAGCATCACCCTGATCGCCCAggccctgcaggaggaggcggcagggacag AGAACAGCGAGGGGGTCACCCCCGACACCCCCAAACTGCTGAAGCTGgcagagcagtgcctggagAGGGTCAAATCCATCGCAGCGGCGCTGG ggaaaGCCCAGGTGAAACCGGCTGCACAGGAGCGGAGTGGGGGCCCTGCACCCCTCCCCAGGCACCGCCGGGTCTGCTCGGACGAAGGGGGGAAGCTCTCGCCATTCCTGCCCCCGGAGATCTTCCAGAAGCTCCAGATCGCTGAGGCACAGAGCGCACGGAA GGAGCTGACCCCGCTGGAGGAGGCCTCCCTGCAGAACCAGAAGCTGAAGGCAGCGTATGAGGCGCGGGTGGCACGGCTGAACCCAAGCCAGGCCGTGCAAAAGACATCCCTG aCACTGTCCCTGCAGCGGCAGATGATGGAGAACCTGGTGATCGCCAAGGCCCGAGAGGAGACT CTGCAGCGCAAGATGGAAGAGCGGCGGCTGCGGCTGCAGGAGGCGGCCAACCG gaggtTCTCCAGCAGCGTGGCACTGAcccctgaggagcaggagcagcgaGCACTCTATGCTGCCATTCTTGAGTATGAGCAGGACCAT GACTGGCCAAGGCAGTGGAAGGCGCAGCTGAAGCGGAGCCCAGCGGATCTCTCAGTGGTGTCAGGGCTCTTCTCCTGCCTCCTGAG ctgccCCGAGCACCCCATCATGCAGCTGCTGCGGCGGCTGCAGTGCGCGGTGTACGCCCGGCTCTACCCCGCCGTCAGCCACTGCCCCGCCGACGcctcccccgcctccccctcgGCTCTGTCCTTCCTCTCGCTGGACTCGGGGGGCTCCTCGCTGCCCGCCGAGCCGGGGGGCCGCCGGCTCCGAGCATCCCGCAGCCTGCACTGCATGTTCTCGGTGCCCGAGCACGGCCCGGCCGCGCTGCGGCACAGCCAGTCCAGCACCCCCCTCGCTGACAGCCCAGGGCCTGCTGAGccccccgagaccccccggGAAAGCTCCTTCGAGGACCTGGAGCGGTTCCTGGCATCCCCCGAGGGCTGGGCCCCCACAGAGGCCCCGGCCAGCTCCGGGCAGGACATGGCACTGCCGGAGCTGCTGAAAGGCGTCGTGAGGGACATCCACAACGCCATCG ACAGGCTGCTGGCTCTGACTCTGCTGGCCTTCGAGGGGCTCGGCACCGCCGCCGGCAAGGACCAGTGTCTGGCCTGCCTGGAGGAGGCTTTCTTCCCCCCACTCTGGGCCCCGCTCCTGGCCCTCTACAG GACCGTGCAGCAGCCCCGCGAGGCGGCCCTGGCGCGCAGCATGGAGCGGCACCGGCACGCCAGCCCCGCCGACATGGGGCTGGCCTCGCGCCTCTTCCCGCCCGGGCCCGGGCGCCCCGCGTACGCCTCGGCCGTGCAGGACCTGCGCCTCATCCCGCTGGAGACCTGTCCCCGCAGGAAGCTGGAGTGCATCG TGCGAGCCCTGCGTGGCATCTGCGAGTGTGCTGAGGAGTACTGCGGCACCCGGGACGCCCGGAGCATCGCCACGGCCGCCAT CGGGGCAGACGACCTGCTGCCCATCCTGTCCTACGTGGTGCTGCAGAcggggctgccccagctgctctccgAGTGCGCCGCCCTGGAGGAATTCATCCATGAGGG GTACCTGATCGGGGAGGAGGGGTACTGCCTGACGTCCCTGCAGAGCGCCCTGTCCTACGTGGAGTCGCTGCAGtga